In one window of Chitinophagales bacterium DNA:
- a CDS encoding SDR family oxidoreductase: MSKTALVTNATQYAGEPAVQALLADGYKVLAQDTSFAHQSSANNFATKFPGVLCTAIQDPIALAKAAIETLGDIRVLISNDAYPAVHTPVAEGDVDALRATLEAVVVYPYRLMQAILPKLKAQNKANIVFITSCRTELPLLGGAIPDAARAAANALVKSLSIELAPFGIPVNAIGPNYLYSEAYFPKAKFVDDPVGRNFIEQVVPVGRLGKPEELGELILYLANMQGCFHTGSIIPFAGAWPAAPERPF; encoded by the coding sequence ATGAGTAAAACAGCTTTAGTCACCAATGCCACGCAATATGCGGGCGAACCAGCTGTACAAGCGTTACTGGCAGATGGCTATAAGGTATTGGCGCAGGATACCAGCTTTGCGCATCAATCATCAGCGAATAACTTTGCAACAAAATTTCCGGGTGTATTGTGTACGGCCATTCAGGATCCTATAGCCTTAGCAAAAGCTGCAATAGAAACCCTGGGCGATATTCGTGTGCTCATTAGCAACGATGCCTATCCTGCTGTGCATACCCCTGTTGCGGAAGGTGATGTGGATGCTTTGCGTGCCACATTAGAAGCTGTGGTGGTATATCCTTACAGACTGATGCAAGCCATTCTACCCAAACTAAAAGCACAAAACAAGGCCAACATTGTTTTCATCACTTCTTGCAGAACAGAACTGCCTTTATTGGGTGGTGCCATACCCGATGCAGCCCGTGCAGCAGCCAATGCCTTGGTAAAATCATTGAGTATTGAACTGGCGCCATTTGGAATACCTGTGAATGCCATTGGCCCCAATTACTTGTATAGCGAAGCCTATTTTCCCAAGGCGAAGTTTGTAGATGACCCTGTTGGCAGAAACTTTATTGAACAGGTAGTGCCTGTTGGGCGATTGGGCAAGCCCGAAGAACTGGGTGAACTGATTCTGTATCTGGCCAATATGCAGGGTTGCTTTCATACCGGCAGCATCATTCCTTTTGCCGGTGCCTGGCCGGCTGCACCAGAAAGACCATTTTAA
- a CDS encoding antibiotic biosynthesis monooxygenase gives MVRIAKIQVDANKLTAYEKALKKQMQAAIKLEPGVRSYHAVAEKNNPTRITILEVYADTLSYQKHIQTKHFKEYKATVKDMVISLELIDVTTIAFARKENE, from the coding sequence ATGGTGCGTATTGCAAAAATTCAAGTAGATGCCAACAAATTAACTGCTTATGAAAAGGCATTGAAAAAGCAGATGCAGGCAGCAATAAAACTTGAACCTGGCGTACGCTCCTATCATGCTGTAGCTGAAAAAAATAATCCAACGCGTATCACTATTCTGGAAGTGTATGCTGATACACTTTCTTACCAAAAGCATATTCAAACAAAACATTTCAAAGAATATAAAGCAACTGTTAAGGATATGGTGATTTCGCTAGAGTTAATTGATGTAACTACCATCGCATTTGCCAGAAAAGAAAATGAATAG
- a CDS encoding nuclear transport factor 2 family protein, giving the protein MKPRQTLIKVSFCISCFFACQPSTPPESAKQAVADAESAFAQMAKDSGIARAFFVFADSGAVIKRENDTLIHGPAAIQAYYANTQAGTTVSWSPDFVDVSTDGSMGYSYGKYLWRIPGKDSGFTEYKGVFHTVWKKQTDGSWKYVWD; this is encoded by the coding sequence ATGAAACCACGACAAACACTGATTAAAGTTAGCTTTTGCATTAGCTGCTTTTTTGCTTGCCAACCAAGCACCCCTCCTGAATCAGCCAAACAAGCTGTTGCTGATGCCGAAAGCGCTTTTGCACAAATGGCTAAAGATTCCGGCATTGCCAGGGCCTTTTTTGTCTTCGCTGATTCCGGTGCTGTCATTAAACGTGAAAACGATACCCTAATTCATGGCCCCGCCGCTATTCAGGCTTATTATGCCAATACACAGGCAGGCACAACTGTCAGCTGGTCGCCAGATTTTGTGGATGTTTCCACTGATGGCAGCATGGGCTATAGCTATGGAAAATATCTCTGGCGCATACCCGGTAAGGACAGTGGTTTCACCGAATACAAAGGTGTATTCCACACTGTTTGGAAAAAACAGACCGATGGCAGTTGGAAATATGTTTGGGACTAA
- a CDS encoding NAD(P)H-binding protein produces the protein MAQYTIIGASGLIGSLILQELLDTTDAEINLVLRRPLGITNTRAKECIVDFTDQQAINQALAGSDGVFVAIGTTRSKVKGNTIAYRNVDYAISIAIAKACIVNSIPKLVLVSSVGANSQSPNFYLRLKGEVEDTISNMPIPFLGIFQPSLLLGARKEFRLGEKIGQAIMPLISFLMPTQYKPIKASIVAKAMIKVVLANATGIHRYTYRDMTCMTTS, from the coding sequence ATGGCACAATACACAATCATCGGTGCAAGCGGACTTATCGGCAGCCTGATTCTACAAGAACTGCTGGACACAACTGATGCTGAGATCAACCTAGTGCTTCGTCGCCCATTGGGTATCACAAATACTCGTGCAAAAGAATGTATTGTTGATTTTACAGATCAGCAAGCCATCAATCAAGCACTTGCAGGAAGTGATGGCGTATTTGTCGCCATCGGTACCACAAGAAGCAAAGTAAAAGGGAATACCATAGCCTATCGGAATGTTGATTATGCTATTTCTATCGCTATTGCAAAAGCTTGTATAGTAAATAGCATACCCAAATTAGTATTGGTATCTTCAGTTGGCGCGAATAGCCAAAGCCCTAATTTCTACCTGAGATTAAAAGGTGAAGTTGAAGATACCATTAGTAATATGCCAATCCCTTTTCTTGGCATATTTCAACCCTCTCTCCTGCTTGGCGCCAGAAAAGAATTCCGCTTGGGTGAAAAGATTGGTCAAGCCATCATGCCACTTATATCCTTCTTGATGCCCACACAATACAAACCTATTAAAGCATCTATTGTAGCAAAAGCCATGATAAAAGTTGTATTAGCTAATGCGACAGGTATTCATCGCTATACTTATCGAGACATGACTTGTATGACTACATCCTGA